From Paraburkholderia sabiae, a single genomic window includes:
- a CDS encoding LPS-assembly protein LptD: MPGYAQLAGDAASAERLSDAWSLRLAPQLAETPNQPDVKPITFALGDNVTGTVDTDVSLKGDAELRRYGFVVKGDALHYDVDRDTADAVGHVGIVSKGDEFNGPYGQLHVDANEGFIAQPKYRFYLSGGWGSGARADLLDNERSKIVDGTYSTCACETNPAWYIRASQFTMDSGADEGVAHNGVLYFQNIPLLASPWLSFPLDGARRSGLLSPTWSMSSKNGVDITVPYYFNIAPNYDLTIAPRYMSKRGEMLSADYRYLTSTSAGSLSIAWLPNDMITHERRYSIDLDHVWNIGSGFSAYVNYNRVSDANVSTDLGSGSAFPTSSTTLYQQEAGVRYNSGPWSVLAREQHWQSFSSDTTYNREPQVNVHYNRYDVGGFDYGFEADATRFTLSSDDATQGTRFVFNPFVSYPIVRPGWFFTPTIKWHFASYDLTSIASDAPAGQPRNVNVSIPTLTLDSGMTFERAVSLFGRSYIQTLEPRLFYVYTPYRDQTYVPLFDTTEADFGLGELFRDNAFVGNDRVSDANRVTAALTSRFIDAATGDERARFVIAQRYDFRQPRVTLYDTESTANVARTSLILGSSLKVATDTNIENALQYSQANNYLTQGSVGLAWSPATAHVFNVAYRYTRANTTLDYQPVNQIIVSGQWPLMKNVASVARVNYDMSTHRLIAGLLGVQYDAQCWSLALAFEKYTNSTGSTTPSTGTRVMMQLQLKGLSRSDRGLLDQFKADVPGYSSAPADDAPVSRFSDYQ; encoded by the coding sequence ATGCCCGGTTACGCGCAACTTGCCGGCGACGCTGCCAGCGCCGAACGTCTGTCCGATGCATGGAGCTTGCGGCTCGCGCCTCAACTCGCTGAAACACCGAATCAGCCGGATGTGAAGCCGATAACGTTCGCACTGGGCGACAACGTGACAGGTACCGTCGACACCGACGTATCGCTGAAGGGCGACGCCGAACTGCGCCGCTATGGATTCGTCGTCAAAGGCGATGCGCTGCATTATGACGTCGACCGTGATACAGCCGACGCGGTTGGCCACGTCGGCATTGTGTCGAAAGGGGACGAGTTTAATGGGCCGTATGGTCAACTGCATGTCGATGCAAACGAAGGCTTCATTGCGCAGCCGAAGTACCGCTTCTATCTGAGCGGCGGTTGGGGCAGCGGCGCGCGCGCGGATCTGCTCGACAACGAGCGCTCGAAGATCGTAGACGGCACGTACAGCACCTGTGCATGCGAGACGAACCCGGCGTGGTACATCCGCGCGTCACAGTTCACGATGGACAGCGGCGCGGACGAAGGCGTCGCGCACAACGGCGTGTTGTACTTCCAGAACATTCCCTTGCTCGCGAGTCCGTGGCTGTCGTTTCCGCTCGATGGCGCGCGACGCAGCGGCCTGCTGTCGCCGACGTGGTCGATGAGTTCGAAGAATGGCGTGGACATCACCGTTCCTTACTACTTCAACATCGCACCGAACTACGACCTGACGATAGCGCCGCGCTACATGTCGAAGCGCGGCGAAATGCTGAGTGCCGACTATCGGTATCTGACCAGTACCTCGGCCGGTTCGCTTTCCATCGCGTGGCTGCCGAACGACATGATCACGCACGAGCGCCGCTATTCGATCGACCTCGATCACGTCTGGAACATCGGCTCCGGCTTCAGCGCGTACGTGAATTACAACCGTGTGTCGGACGCGAATGTCTCGACCGATCTCGGTTCGGGCAGCGCTTTTCCGACCAGTTCCACCACGCTCTATCAGCAGGAAGCGGGCGTCAGATACAACAGCGGACCGTGGTCGGTGCTGGCACGCGAGCAGCACTGGCAGTCGTTTTCCAGCGATACGACGTATAACCGCGAGCCGCAGGTCAACGTGCATTACAACCGCTACGACGTCGGCGGCTTCGACTATGGATTCGAGGCCGATGCAACGCGCTTCACGCTTTCTTCGGACGATGCGACGCAAGGCACGCGTTTCGTGTTCAATCCTTTCGTCAGCTATCCGATCGTGCGGCCGGGCTGGTTCTTTACGCCGACCATCAAGTGGCATTTCGCGTCGTACGATCTGACTTCGATTGCATCCGACGCGCCCGCAGGCCAGCCGCGCAATGTGAACGTGAGCATTCCGACGCTCACGCTCGATTCGGGCATGACGTTCGAACGCGCGGTGAGTCTCTTCGGCAGGTCTTATATCCAGACGCTCGAGCCGCGCCTCTTCTATGTCTATACGCCATATCGCGATCAAACCTATGTGCCGCTGTTCGATACGACGGAAGCCGATTTCGGTCTCGGCGAGCTGTTTCGCGACAATGCGTTCGTGGGCAATGACCGCGTGTCCGATGCGAACCGCGTGACGGCCGCGTTGACGTCGCGCTTCATCGATGCGGCAACGGGCGACGAGCGCGCGCGCTTCGTCATTGCACAGCGCTACGATTTCCGTCAGCCGCGCGTGACGCTCTACGACACGGAAAGTACGGCGAACGTCGCGCGCACCAGCCTGATACTCGGCAGTTCATTGAAGGTCGCGACGGACACGAACATCGAGAACGCGCTGCAATACAGCCAGGCGAACAACTATCTGACGCAAGGTTCCGTCGGCCTCGCGTGGTCGCCCGCGACGGCGCATGTGTTCAACGTCGCGTACCGCTACACGCGTGCGAACACGACGCTCGATTATCAACCGGTGAACCAGATCATCGTATCGGGTCAATGGCCGTTGATGAAGAACGTGGCGAGCGTCGCGCGCGTCAATTACGACATGAGCACGCACCGCCTGATTGCGGGCCTTCTCGGGGTGCAATACGACGCGCAATGCTGGTCGCTCGCATTGGCGTTCGAAAAGTACACGAACTCGACGGGCAGCACGACGCCGAGCACCGGCACGCGCGTGATGATGCAACTTCAGCTGAAGGGACTGTCGCGCAGCGATCGCGGCCTGCTGGATCAGTTCAAGGCCGACGTGCCCGGCTATTCGTCTGCGCCCGCCGATGATGCGCCTGTTTCGCGCTTTAGCGACTATCAGTAA
- the bamA gene encoding outer membrane protein assembly factor BamA, translated as MKQRASTICLASAITVYATALTPSLAHADESVVVKDIRLEGLKRIEAGTLLANLPIRRGDVFTDDKASQAVRAIYDTGLFNDVNVSLDGDVVVVRVIERPAIADIDFAGIHEFEKDNLTKALRAVGLSRGRPFDKALIDKAEQELKRQYLTRGYYAAEVQTTTTPIDSGRVSVLFSVIEGPNAKIRQINFIGNHVFSESTLRDEMELSTPNWFSWYTKNDLYAKEKLGADLDRLRSYYLNRGYLEFRIDSTQVSLTPDKKEMYLTLNLHEGEPYTITGIRLAGDMLNREAELKALVAIKPGDKFSEERLKATTKAVVDRLGEYGYAFATVNAVPQIDPDKHTVDLTLQVDPGKRVYVRQVNVEGNTRTRDEVIRREMRQLESSWFDSNRLTLSKDRVSRLGYFTDVDVTTVPVPGSDDQVDVDVKVSEKPTGAITLGAGFSSSDKVVLSAGVSQDNVFGSGTSLAVNVNTAKTYRTLSVTQTDPYFTVDGIKRISDVYYRTSYPLYYSNDESFRIVSLGADLKFGIPFSEIDTVYFGLGIEQDRFNTDSSTPQAYLDYVKEFGRVVNNVPVTAAWSRDARDSVLVPSRGYMLQANGEVGTPAGETEYYKADIQSQYYYSFARGFILGLNLQAGYGNGFAGKAYPIFKNYYAGGIGSVRGYESSSLGPRDSSTGDSIGGSKMVVANVEMTFPLPGSGWDRTLRVFTFLDAGNVWGNEGNSTGANGLRYSYGAGLEWISPIGPLKLSLGFPLVRHQNDKYQVFQFQIGTSF; from the coding sequence ATGAAACAAAGAGCATCAACTATCTGTCTCGCCAGTGCGATCACGGTCTATGCAACGGCACTGACACCCTCGCTCGCGCATGCGGACGAGTCCGTCGTCGTGAAGGACATCCGGCTCGAAGGCCTGAAGCGCATCGAGGCGGGCACGCTGCTCGCCAATCTGCCCATCCGGCGCGGCGACGTCTTCACCGACGACAAAGCCTCACAAGCCGTGCGCGCGATCTACGACACGGGTCTCTTCAACGACGTCAACGTGTCACTGGATGGCGATGTCGTCGTGGTGCGCGTGATCGAGCGACCTGCGATCGCAGACATCGATTTCGCGGGCATTCACGAGTTCGAGAAAGACAATCTGACGAAGGCGCTGCGTGCCGTCGGTCTGTCGCGCGGCCGTCCTTTCGACAAGGCGCTGATCGACAAGGCCGAACAGGAACTGAAGCGGCAATATCTGACGCGCGGCTACTACGCAGCAGAAGTGCAGACCACGACGACGCCGATCGACAGCGGACGCGTGTCGGTGCTGTTCTCCGTCATCGAAGGACCGAACGCGAAGATCCGGCAGATTAATTTCATCGGCAATCACGTGTTTTCGGAAAGCACGCTGCGCGACGAAATGGAACTGTCGACGCCGAACTGGTTCTCCTGGTACACGAAGAACGATCTCTACGCGAAAGAGAAACTGGGCGCCGATCTCGACCGGCTGCGTTCGTACTATCTGAATCGCGGCTATCTGGAGTTCAGGATCGACTCGACGCAGGTCTCGCTGACGCCCGACAAGAAGGAGATGTATCTGACGCTCAACCTGCACGAAGGCGAGCCGTACACGATCACGGGTATCCGTCTCGCGGGCGATATGCTCAATCGCGAAGCCGAACTGAAGGCACTGGTCGCCATCAAACCCGGGGACAAGTTCTCGGAAGAACGGCTCAAGGCGACGACGAAGGCCGTCGTGGATCGGCTCGGCGAATACGGCTATGCCTTCGCGACCGTCAACGCCGTGCCGCAGATCGACCCTGATAAGCACACCGTCGATCTCACGTTGCAGGTCGATCCCGGCAAGCGTGTGTATGTGCGGCAAGTGAACGTGGAAGGCAACACGCGCACGCGCGATGAAGTGATCCGCCGCGAAATGCGCCAGCTCGAAAGCTCGTGGTTCGATTCGAACCGGTTGACGCTGTCAAAGGATCGCGTGAGCCGTCTCGGCTATTTCACCGATGTCGACGTGACGACGGTGCCCGTGCCGGGTTCGGACGATCAGGTCGATGTCGACGTCAAGGTGTCGGAAAAGCCGACGGGCGCGATCACGCTCGGCGCGGGCTTTTCTTCGTCGGACAAGGTAGTGCTGTCGGCGGGCGTGTCGCAGGACAACGTGTTCGGCTCGGGCACGAGTCTCGCCGTCAACGTGAATACGGCAAAAACGTATCGCACGCTGTCCGTCACGCAGACGGATCCGTACTTCACTGTCGACGGCATCAAGCGCATATCGGATGTTTACTACCGCACGAGTTATCCGTTGTACTACAGCAATGACGAGAGCTTTCGTATCGTCTCGCTCGGCGCGGACCTGAAGTTCGGCATTCCGTTTTCGGAGATCGATACCGTCTACTTCGGGCTCGGCATCGAGCAGGATCGCTTCAATACCGATTCGTCGACGCCGCAAGCGTATCTCGACTACGTGAAGGAATTCGGCCGCGTCGTCAACAACGTGCCCGTTACGGCGGCCTGGTCACGCGATGCACGCGACAGCGTGCTCGTGCCGAGCCGCGGTTACATGTTGCAGGCGAATGGCGAAGTCGGCACTCCGGCGGGCGAAACCGAGTACTACAAGGCCGATATTCAAAGCCAGTATTACTACTCGTTCGCGCGCGGCTTCATTTTGGGCCTCAATTTGCAGGCCGGTTACGGCAACGGCTTCGCGGGCAAGGCGTATCCGATCTTCAAGAATTACTACGCAGGCGGTATCGGTTCGGTGCGCGGCTATGAATCGAGTTCGCTGGGACCGCGCGATTCGTCGACGGGCGATTCGATCGGCGGCTCGAAGATGGTCGTCGCCAATGTCGAGATGACGTTCCCGCTGCCGGGCAGCGGCTGGGATCGCACGCTGCGTGTCTTCACCTTCCTCGATGCGGGCAACGTGTGGGGCAACGAAGGCAACAGCACAGGCGCGAACGGCTTGCGATACAGCTATGGCGCTGGACTCGAGTGGATTTCGCCGATTGGTCCGCTCAAGCTCTCGCTCGGCTTCCCGCTCGTGCGGCATCAGAATGACAAGTACCAGGTGTTCCAGTTTCAGATCGGGACGTCGTTTTGA
- a CDS encoding response regulator, whose amino-acid sequence MTIHLLVVEPNQESRDVLRSHVQQHKIEMSVLYNTESLERRLEVEVPSLIVMRHSLPEVDGLAALRRVRSLGYDLPVIIVSKSDDVVDKVLAFELGANDYVVDPHDPREMIARVRNALRSGAPSHAPLNIEREPISFDDFDVDVADRVLTRGGVEVPLRSTEFALLVVLASHPMKVLSRVRILNMLRRHCSVTERGLDVVVFRLRAALKLSPTGRQYIKTLRGEGYMFAPDDALPKHASDEHAHSEDHTRMLDLAGPVIVDERMRFEGAARLAV is encoded by the coding sequence ATGACCATCCATCTGCTCGTCGTCGAGCCGAATCAGGAAAGCCGCGACGTGCTGCGCTCGCATGTGCAGCAGCACAAGATCGAGATGTCCGTCCTGTACAACACGGAGTCGCTCGAGCGGCGTCTCGAAGTGGAAGTGCCTTCGTTGATTGTCATGCGTCATAGCTTGCCGGAAGTGGACGGACTGGCTGCGCTGCGGCGCGTGCGTTCGCTGGGCTACGATCTTCCCGTGATTATCGTCAGCAAGTCCGACGATGTTGTCGACAAGGTGCTCGCGTTCGAACTCGGCGCAAACGACTATGTTGTCGATCCGCACGATCCACGCGAGATGATTGCGCGAGTCCGCAACGCGCTGCGTTCGGGCGCGCCGTCGCATGCGCCGCTGAATATCGAGCGCGAGCCGATCTCGTTCGACGATTTCGACGTCGACGTTGCCGACCGCGTGCTCACGCGCGGCGGCGTGGAAGTGCCGCTGCGCAGTACGGAATTCGCATTGCTCGTGGTGCTCGCTTCGCATCCGATGAAAGTGCTGTCGCGTGTGCGTATTCTCAACATGTTGCGCCGACATTGCAGCGTGACGGAACGCGGACTCGACGTCGTCGTGTTCAGATTGCGGGCCGCATTGAAACTGTCGCCGACGGGGCGTCAGTACATCAAGACGTTGCGCGGCGAGGGCTATATGTTCGCACCGGATGATGCGCTGCCGAAGCACGCATCGGATGAGCATGCGCACAGCGAAGACCATACGCGCATGCTCGATCTCGCGGGGCCTGTGATTGTGGATGAGCGGATGCGGTTTGAAGGTGCGGCGCGGCTTGCGGTGTAG